A region of the Flintibacter sp. KGMB00164 genome:
GGTACGACGGCGAGACGGTGATGCAGCTGCATTACGGCCCCGTCGGTGTCTACTTCACCGGCCAGGATGAAAATGGTATGTGGATGTCCATTACAGATGACGAGGCCAAAGAGAAATACGGCAAGAGCGCCGGAGAACTGCGCAACCAGTATGAGACCTACGGTCCCAAGCTGATTTTGGCGGAGTACTATCGGGATGTCTTCTACATGGAACCCAACGCCATCAATCGCCTTACCTGGCTGCAGGAGGACTGGATGCCCTATGTGAAGGACACAAGCGTCTATCCGGTAGACTGCACCTTCACCAGCATGGAAATGGAGACTCTGGACTGGCATAAGCCGGACTTTGAGACGGCTGTGCGGGAACAGGAAGGCCTGTGGCTGAAAAACGGCGGTGAGGGCGGCGGCCCCATCACCGATCAGGAGTGGGAGGAGTACAAAGAGTTCCTGATCAAGAAATGCGGGATGAACGACCTCCTTGAGGTCTATCAGGCTGCCTACGACCGCTATACCGGAGCGGAAAATTAAGTTTAGCACTCAAATCAGATCAAAGGATGAGGTTCTATGGTTAGCACACAACTGCAAAAGGCACGAGATTTTGAAGCCCAGTATGGGCCCCATATTCCCGCGGCGGAGCGTCCCGCGTTCCACGCTACCCCTACCATCGGCTGGATGAACGACCCAAACGGATTTTCTATCTATCAGGGAAAATGCCATCTGTTCTACCAGTATCACCCCTATTCCAACGAGTGGGGTCCCATGCACTGGGGACACCTGACCACAGAGGACTTCATCCACTGGGAGCGGCTGCCTGCCGCCCTGGCCCCCGACCAGCCCTGCGACGCCGCCGGATGCTTTTCCGGCGGCGCAGTAGAGCTGCCTGACGGGCGGCATCTTCTGATGTACACAGGAGTTCAGCGGGAGCGGGACGAAGATGGATTCCTTCGGGATGTCCAGACGCAGTGCGTGGCCATCGGTGATGGCCTCAACTATGAAAAATATCCCCTTAACCCGGTCTTGACCAAAAGCGATCTGCCTGAGGGTGGCAGCGCGGTGGACTTCCGGGACCCCAAGGTATGGCGAGAGCAAGACGGAACCTACTACGCCGTTATCGGAAACCGAACCCCTGACGACAGCGGTGCCATTCTTCTCTATAAAAGTATGGACGGCCTGAAGTGGGACTACGTCCGCACCCTGGACGCCTGCCACAATCAGTACGGGAAAATGTGGGAGTGCCCGGACTTCTTCCCCCTGGACGGTCGCCAGGTGCTGCTCACCAGTCCCCAGGACATGTACCCCATCGGACTGGAGTTCCACGCAGGAAACAACGCCCTGTGTCTGCTGGGGGATTACGATGGCGAGGAGTTTCATCGCCAGGCGGTCCAGGCGGTGGATTACGGCCTGGATTTCTATGCCCCCCAGACCCTTCTTGCTCCCGATGGAAGGCGGATCATGATTGCCTGGATGCAGAACTGGGCCACGGCAGGGGCAAAGCCCGCGCACTGCCGCTGGTTTGGCCAGATGACTCTCCCGCGGGAACTGTTTGTGCAGGACGGACGGCTGTGCCAGCGCCCTGTTCGGGAGCTGGATACCTGCCGGAGACAGCAGGTGCTCCATCGCAACATCCCGGTGAGCGGAGAAGTGAATCTGCCGGGAGTCCAGGGCCGGGTTGTCGATATGACGGTGACCATCCGGCCCACAGGAAGCGAGGTATACCGCTGGTTCCGCATCCATGTGGCCAAGGACGGCACCCATGACACCATTATCCGTTACCGGCCCAACGAGAGCACGCTGAAAATTGATCGCACCCGCAGTGGTCTGCCCCACGATATCGTGCATACTCGCAGCTTCCTGGTACGGCCACAGGGAGGGGAACTGAAGCTGCGCATCATTCTGGACCGGTTTAGTGTAGAGGTTTTTGTCAATGACGGCGAGCAGGCGGCCAGCTCCGTGATCTACACCCCGCAGCAGGCCGATGCCATTACCTTTGAGGCGGGTGGCCAGGCTCTGATCGACGTAGAAAAGTACGACCTGATTGTTTAAAAAGGCGGTAGGAAGTATGAAGAAAAGTATTGATGTGGCTGCTCTGGGTGAGCTTCTGGTGGACTTTACCTGCAACGGAGCCAGTACCCAAGGCAATCCCTTCTATGAGGCCAACCCCGGCGGCGCCCCCTGCAATGTGTTGGCCATGCTGGCCAAGCTGGGTAAGCGGACGGCCTTTATCGGCAAGGTGGGAGACGACCAATTTGGTCATCTTCTGCGCCAGGTGGGCCTGGAAGCGGGCATCTCCATGGATAGCTTGGTGATGGATGCCCACAGCCACACCACCTTGGCCTTTGTCAAAACCGCGGAAAACGGAGACCGGGACTTTTCCTTTTACCGGGACTCTGGGGCGGACACGCTCCTTACTCCGGACGAAGTGCCGGAGAATGTGATTGCCCAGGCCAAAATTTTTCATTTTGGATCCTTGTCTCTAACCGGTGAGCCGGTACGCAGCGCGACCCAAAAAGCGGTAGCTCTGGCCCAGGCGGCAGATTGTATCATTTCTTTTGATCCAAACCTGCGCCCACCTCTGTGGGATAGTTTGGAGCAGGCAAGAGAACAGATCCATTGGGGCCTTGCACAGTGTGATGTGGCTAAAATCTCTGATGACGAGCTTCTGTTTCTCACTGGAGAGACCGATTTTGATGCCGGAGCAGCCAAACTGAGGGAGCAGTTTCCCAATCTGCGCCTGATCAATGTGACTGCGGGGGCTCAGGGGAGCATCGCCTACTACCAGGGACTGCGGGTATTTCAGCCTGGGGTGACGCTGGGCGGTGTGATCGAGACCACCGGTGCGGGGGATACGTTCTGCGCCTGTGTTCTGAACTTCCTGCTGGAGCATGGCCTGGAACAGCTTTCTTCGGATGATCTGACTCAGATGCTGCACTTTGCCAATGCGGCTGCCTATCTGGTCACCACACGCCGTGGGGCGATCCGCTCCATGCCGGAGCGGGAGCAGGTATTGGCGCTGCTGTGATTTGCCTGAGTTGATGTTCAAAGACGGAACAGCTGCGCATCTTTGCTTGGAAAATTCAACACAAAACAATTACAGGCATCCGCTCTCAGAAAAAACTGAGACGGATGCCTGTTTTTTGTTGATGCCTGCTGCATGGGCGGGATGATTGCAGCACCAGTGGTCAGGAATCGGAACGGGTTTCTGGCTGCATGCTCTGACCCAGCAAGTTTAAAAAGTATTTCAGAATGGGATTGTGATCTCCGGGAAGACAAACCGCGCCGAAGGAGAGGAGCGGCGCATCCTTCACGGGGATGTATCGCAGTTTGGACAGTCTGGCATGGGGCAGGTCGGCCATGACCGCGAAGGCGTAGCCGGTCTCCACCAGGGCGGACACCACCTCCTGGTCGTCGCAGAAGAGCACCTCGCCGGGAGCCCGGCCTCCCACTACCTGGCCCTGGAAAGCAAACAGATCCGGGGGATAGGCGGGAGGGCGGCAAGTCGCAATACGGCCTGCGGATTGAAGCTCCTCAATCGACACCTCTTTTTTGTCAGCGAGAGGGTGGCTCTGGCTGCATACGCAGACTACCGGGCACTGAACCAGAGGGTAATACTTCAGCTTTTTTGGTACAGACTTGCGGAAGGAAAACATCAAATTGACATTTCGCTCAGTAAGCAGATTTTCGATGGAGTCAAAGGGCAGCAGCCGCAGTACAGGCAGAGCTTGGGGCTGAAGCTGGCGCAGCTGCTCCAGGGCGGGGCAGAGAATGTGGAGTTCCGTGGTGTTCCGGCAGCCGATGGCGATGCGGCGGAACACCTCCTCCTTGGATTCCTTCATCCGGGCTTTGGATAACCCGCTCAGTTTTAAGATCTCACCGGCGTACTGCGTAAACAGAAACCCTTCCTGGGTCAGCCGCACGCTTTTACTGGTGCGGTGAAACAGTTTGACCTCCAGCTCATTTTCCAGGGTGTTGATCTGGTGGCTGACGGCAGGCTGGGTGATACGAAGCCGTTCTGCAGCCCGAGAGAAGTTCAAAACATTGGCTACTTCCATAAAACATTCCAGTTGTGTCGTATTCACCAAATCAGCCCCCTTAAAAATTTTCTTGTTGTTCAACAAACTTAATCTATAAAAATCTTTTATTGAATATAGCATATTTGAATTTCACACGCAAGCACATTTATGGTATAAACATTACGCAGCGAAACAGTTTCACTTCAAACAAATGAAATGAGGCAACATTATGGCAGAACTTGATCGGGAACAAATCCTGAGAGACAATCGCCGCATCTGCATTCAAATGGAGCAGTGGGCCAATGCTTCTCTGGCGCACAGAGAGCTGACCGCCATACAGGCTCAGATCCTGATGTACATCTTAAGCCGTTCGGAGCAGGGGACCTCTCTGACAGCCATCCACCAGGAGTTCGGAGGTTCCATGGCCGCCCTGTCCAGCATGGTAAAGCGGCTGAAGGAGAAGGGGTATGTGCGGGTAGAGCAGTGTGCCGGGGATGACCGGCGCAAGCTCCTGTTTGCCACGGAGAAGGCAAAGAAAACGGAAGAATTTCTTTGCCGCACCACCCGCCAGATTCGGCAGAGGCTGTACGCTTGTTTTTCCCAGGAAGAGTTAGCCACGTTGGATCGCCTGCAAAAAAAGATGCTGGGCAACCTGTCCCTACTGATTCAACAACCATAAGGAGGTATCAAAAGCTATGAGAACGGTACTGCGCCAGCTTGGCCAATACAAGCGAGATGCATTTTTCTGCATTGGATTGACCAGTCTGGAAGTGATCATGGAGATCCTTCTCCCCTTTATTACCGCGATCATCATTGACGAGGGTTTGGAAAAGGCCAATCTCTCCGTGGTATACCGCTACGGGGCATTGATGGTGGTCATGGCCTTTTTCAGTCTGATCTTCGGTGCAACCGCGGGCAAATTTGCCGCCAGCGCATCCGCTGGCTTTGCCGCTAACCTACGGGAATCCATCTATTCCAACATTCAGACCTTCTCCTTTTCCAACATTGATAAATTCAGCGTGCCTGGACTGGTTACCCGTATGACCACCGATATCACCAACGTGCAAAATGCATTTATGATGATTATCCGCGTGGCGGTGCGCTCCCCGCTGTCCTTTGTGTTCAGCTACATTATGTGTCTGATCATCAGCCCCAAGCTCAGCCTTACCTTCCTGCTGGCCGTTATTTTCTTGATCGTGGTCCTGGGAAGCATCATGGTGGCGACGATGAAGATCTTTAACCAGGTATTCCGTAAGTACGACGATCTGAATGCCAGCGTGCAGGAGAATATCTCTGCCATCCGGGTGGTAAAGGCTTTTGTCCGGGAGGACTATGAAAACGAGAAGTTCTCCAAGGCATCCTCTAACCTCTACCGCATGTTTGTCAAGGCTGAGGGTTTGCTGGCGTTCAATAACCCGGCTATGATGACTGCGGTTTACTTCTGTATCATCATGATCTCCTGGTTGGGCTCTCACTTCATTGTGGGAGGCAGCATGAGCTCCGGCGATCTTACCAGCCTGTTCAGCTATGTCATGTCCCTGCTTATGAGCCTGATGATGCTGTCCATGGTGGTGGTTATGATCTCCATGTCCATGGCTAGTATCCGCCGTATCAGTGAGGTGCTGGAGGAGACTCCCGACCTGCACAACCCGGAAAAGCCTGTGATGGAAGTGGCTGACGGCTCTATCGATTTTGACCATGTCAACTTCTCTTATAAGCACGGCAGCGGAAAGAGCGTGCTGTCCGACATTGATCTGCACATCAAGGCCGGTGAGACCATCGGTGTCATCGGCGGTACCGGTGCCGGCAAGAGCAGCCTGGTAAACCTCATTTGCCGACTGTACGATGTGGATGATGGTGCGGTCAAAGTAGGCGGCCTGGATGTGCGACAGTACGACATGGAAGCCCTTCGTAATCAGGTGTCAGTAGTGCTGCAGAAAAACACCCTGTTCTCCGGTACCATTCTGGATAACCTGCGTTGGGGCAATCCCGATGCTACGGAAGAAGAATGCGTCGCCGCCTGTCAGGCAGCTTGTGCCGATGAGTTTATTGACCGCTTCCCTGACGGTTACCATACCCATATTGAGCGGGGCGGCGCCAATGTGTCCGGCGGTCAGAAGCAGCGGCTGTGTATTGCACGGGCTCTGCTGAAAAAGCCCAAGGTTCTCATCCTGGATGATTCCACTTCTGCGGTGGACACAGCCACCGACGCAAAGATCCGCGCAGCCTTTGCCCAGCGCATTCCGGGCACAACCAAGATCATCATTGCCCAGCGCATCTCCAGCGTGGAGCATGCCGACCGTATTCTGGTGCTGGACAACGGCCACATCGACGGCTTTGATACCCATGAGCGCCTGTTGGAGACCAATGCCATTTACCGGGAGATCTATGACTCTCAGGTTCAGGGCGGCGGCGACTTCGACCAGCCTGCGTGAAAGGAGGACACCCTGCTATGAATCCTAAAATGAACCGAGGCAACCCGACCCAGGTGCTCAACCGGGTGCTGCGGTATATGCTTCGCTATTATAAATTCCAATTTCTGCTGGTGGTCCTGTGTATCCTGGTCTCTGCCACCGCCAATGTAAGCGGCACTAGCTTTCCTCAGACCTTGATTGATGACTATGTCGTTCCCATGCTCAACAGCGGTTCTACCGACTTCAGCGGGCTGTGGCAGGCAGTTGTCCGGCTGGGATGCCTGCTGGCGCTGGGCGTGGTGGCATCCTACGGCTATAACCGCATCATGGTCACCATCAGCCAAGGCACGATGCGGCACCTGCGTGATGACCTGTTTCACCGCATGGAGGCACTGCCCATTAAATATTTTGATACCCATTCCCATGGCGACATTATGTCGGTATATACCAACGATATTGATACGCTGCGCCAGCTTATGAGCCAGAGTATCCCTCAGGTAATTAACTCTGTCGTTACCATGCTGGCCACGCTGGTGGTCATGCTGCGCCTGAATCCGACGCTTACCATTATTTCTGTTCTGACCGCCGTGGTCATGATCACCGTGACCACCAACTTTTCCAAGCTGTCCGGCAAATACTATGTCCAGCAGCAGAAAAATCTGGGTATTGTGGACGGCTTTATCGAGGAGATGCTGGACGGTCAGAAGGTGGTCAAGGTGTTCTGCCACGAGCAGGCTGCCAAAGAAGATTTCCACAAGATCAACGAGGCTCTGCGGGAGAGTGCAGATAAGGCCAACCGCTATGCCAACCTCCTTATGCCGGTCAACGGCAATATTGGCTGGCTGAGCTATGCGTTGGTAGCAATCATAGGTGCGATTCTGGGTATCAACGGGATGGCCGGAGTTACCCTGGGCACAGTGATTGTCTTTGTGGGCCTGAACAAGAGCTTTACTCAGCCGATCACCCAGGTGAGCATGCAGATCAACTTTGTGGTCACTGCTGCCGCCGGCGCCTCCCGTGTCTTTGATCTTATGGATCAAGAGCCGGAGAAGGATGAGGGCTATGTGGAGCTGGTCAACGCCAAAGAGGATGCCAATGGACAGCTCTCTGAGAGCACCCAGCGCACCAATGTCTGGGCTTGGAAGCACCCCCACAAGGCGGATGGCACCATCACCTACGCTCGCCTGGAGGGCGGCGTGGTCTTTGACGGAGTGGACTTCGGTTACGACGAAAACAAACTGGTCCTCCATGACATCAGTCTGTGGGCTAAACCGGGGCAGAAGATCGCGTTTGTCGGCGCCACCGGTGCAGGCAAGACGACCATTACCAACCTGATCAACCGCTTTTATGATATTGCCGACGGCAAGATCCGCTATGACGGCATCAACATCAACAAGATCAAAAAGCCGGATCTGCGCCGCTCGTTGGGCATCGTTCTTCAGGATACCCACCTGTTTACCGGTACAGTGCTGGAAAACATTCGTTACGGCAACCTGGATGCCACCGATGAGGAGTGTAAGACGGCGGCGAAGCTGGCCAACGCCGACGGATTTATCCGCCGTCTGCCGGATGGATATGACACCATGCTCACCGGAGATGGCGCCAACCTGTCCCAGGGCCAGCGGCAACTTATCGCCATTGCCCGTGCAGCCGTGGCTGACCCGCCGGTGCTTATTTTGGACGAGGCAACTTCTTCTATCGATACCCGTACCGAGAAGCTGGTGCAGGACGGTATGGATGCTCTGATGTGTGGGCGTACCACCTTTGTCATTGCCCACCGTCTGTCCACCGTGCGCAACGCCGACTGCATCATGGTCATGGACCAGGGACGCATTATCGAGCGGGGCACCCACGATGAACTCATTGAAAAGAAGGGTACCTACTACCGTTTGTACACCGGAAACTTTGCGGAAGAGCCCGCTTGAGCAGAATAAAACCAGAACCCGTGTCCGTCCCAGTTGGAACGGCCACGGGTTCTTTTCTTATTTCTGCATCTGCTGAAAGGATTGGGCAATCAGCTCCTGTGCCCGAGCTTCTCCCAAAGAGGTATCGATACACAGATGATAATTCCAGGCTGCACCCCAGGTGCGGTTTGTATAGTACTGGTAGTAGGCTGCGCGGGTACGGTCGGTTTGACGCAGACGACGGCGGGCTTCTTTTTCCTCAAAGCCCTCGGTGCGCATCAGACGCTGTACCCGATACTCCAACGGAGCGTGAAGGAAGATGCGCAGGCAGCGAGCCCGACCTTTCAGTACCACGTCGGCGCATCGGCCCACAATGACACAGTTTCCTTTCTCAGCTGCCTGGCGCATGACCTGAGCCTCTGCTTCAAAAATGGTGTCGGTAGGAGCGGGGGTCTGCTCGGAGTAACCGTACATCTCGCTGGCCAGGTCGTGGAGCAGAGCGCCGGAGATTTTTTCCTCCCGCTGGGATATAAATTCCTGGGAATAGCCGGTGGAACCTGCCGCCATCTGGATGATTTCCCGATCATAGAAGGGGAGACCAAGCTGCTGGGCCAGGGCCTGGCCGATATCGTGGCCACCGCTGCCATATTGCCGGTCAATGACTACGCATACGGTTTGTTCCGGCGTTGCCGTATCCTCCTGGGGAGCTTTGGTTTTACCAAACAGCACTCGAGGCAAAATTTCCAGCTTTCGTCCCATGAGACGGGCAATAAAGCCCACCAGGATAGCCGCTGCCACAGTGCCTTCCCGTACACCGTTAAGCTGGCCCTGGAATACAAAGGACAGCACGGCAGCAATGACTGTCATGGAGACATCAAATACGACCTTGGTTATACCAAATTCCGTCTTCCAACGGAATACCACGGCCCGAACAAAGGATTCTCCGGGGAGCATTACTACGTCGGCGATGACTTCCAAGAATACGCCAAACCCCAAAATGACACAGCCAATGAGCAAATCTACCACCTTAATCGGATAGGCTTGAGGCTGAACAAAGGCAAGTAGTGCCATACACAAATCAATAAAGTAGCCAAAGGCAATGGACACCGGGATCTGAAGCAAGTGTTCTGGCTTGAAATTCCGTTGTAGGATAACCAGCTGCAGAAAGATCAGCAGCAGACTGAAGATAATTGTGAACTCGCCCAGTGTGAGGGGAAAGTTCAGGCTGAGTACGTAGGGGATAGAAGAGATAGGGGAGGTGCCCAAATCCGCCTTTGTGATCAGGCTCACACCCAAAGAGTTGATAAATAATCCAATAAGAAAAACCAGATATCGCTTTGCTTTTTCCATGCACATTTCTCCCGTTTTAATTTTGTGTGCTGCTTTGGCAACAACACAATGCCATTCCAGATTAACACTCCTGCTTGAACATGTCAATATTGACATGTTCAAGCAGAAGTGTTTTCTCTTGCCTTTTTTCATGTTTGTGGTATGATACTGGCAAGTGTGATTTTTAAGAAATTGAGGTGATCTACCTTGGGAACTCTGGGTTATGCCATTTTAGGGTTACTCCATCGCCGGAGCATGACAGGCTACGAGCTGTCCAAGGAGTTTGAGTCAGGCTTGTTTGAGGTTTGGAGTGCTAAGCACAGCCAGATATACCCTGAACTCAAGAGCTTGTATGAAGCTGGGCTTATCGACTATCAGGTGGAGATATCCGGCACAGTGCTGGAGAAAAAAGTGTACACCATTACCTCTGACGGAGAGCAGATGCTCCGGAAATGGGTACAGGACTCCAGTGCTACACCTCAGACCCCAAAGGATGAATTTCGGCTGCGGCTGTTTTTCTCTGACTGTGCCTCTGCAAATAATCGCAGACAACAGTTGGAGAACCGACTGGCGCAGCATCGGCAGCGCCTGGAACGGCTTGAGAAGGATCAAGACAAGTTTGATGGAATCCCGCCGCAGGATGACCAAGCATTCAACGACTATCTGGTTTTGTTAGGGGGAATTTTCCGGGAACAGGCCGCCTGCCAATGGTTGGAGACCTGTCTGGAGCTATGCCGGCAGAGAGAAGAATAATCCGAATTACCAAGCAAAAGCGGAACATGTGGTGTTGACACATAGAAGGGAAAAGAGGGACACGACGTATGTCGTGTCCCTCTTTTTGAAACAGGAAACCGTTTTGAGGACGCTCAGCAGCTCCGTACTTAACCAAATCGCAACCCAGCGTAAGCGGTTGCGATTTGGAGAGGAGGAGCAGCAAAATGAGCGCGCTCTGACTTTTATAAAAATCGGAGCAAGCGATATGTCGCTTGCTCCGACGTGAAAAATCACAACACTATCGATGCCAAACATAATTCTTACTTGGCAGATGGTGCATACCGCATATAGAGAAGTGGATAAGGATTGCCCTGCTCATCCAGTTCAGTTCTTTTATACGCATGAAACCCTATGTGTTCATAGAACCCTATGGCTTGTGGATTTTGTTCGTTTACAGTCAATGTCTCAATAGCGTAGTTTACTATCCCATAGGTCACCAGCTGTTTTCCAATCCCGCAGCCCCGCATTTCAGGAGCGACAAACAACATCTCTAAAGACCTGTTCGCCAGTCCCATAAAGGCGACCGGATGCCCTGCCTTATCCTCTGCAAGAAAGAGACGAGGAACCTCCAGCAAGAATTGCGGCACATGGATTTTGATGTGTTCAATTTCACCATCGGATAAAAACAGATGTGTAGCGCGTACAGAGGATTCCCATACCTTCAGTAATTGTGCGATAAGCTCCGGCGTTCTGTTTTTTGCTTCAAAAATCTTCATTAAATCCCCCGTCCGCTTATTATAGCGAGGCTTTGGTGATAAAACAAGGGCCGATTTTGGGACAGTCCCAAAATCGGTTCCCAAAGTCGACCCTTGTTCAGCTTTGAGGACGTACTTCCAGGTCTGTACCTCAAACCAAATTGCAACCCAGCGCAAGCGGTTGCAATTTGGAAAGGAGGAGCAGCAAAATGAGCGCATTCTGACTTTTATAAAAAATCGGAGCAAGCGATATGTCGCTTGCTCCGAAGTGTGTGATCCAAACACTATAGATGACAATCTCAGAGAAAGAAATCATTGTTCCAGTTTCAGCTTAGCGGTATATCTTCGATCAAGAATCACCGTATAGACAAATCCCGGAAGTGAACATGCAAGGATCAGGAATAACATGACAGGCATTCCGAATCCTTTATCCTCTGTTATTACGTCCAGCACAATCCAAGGAATCCCGAGAAGGAGCCAGGATATCCCTTGGTAACGAATGTAGTGTTTCGTCCAGGATTTGTCTTTGAATTTGCTTGGTATTTTCTGTATGCCAAATAATCCAGCCAATCCGTACAGCGTCCAAATAATGCCGATTACCAGAATTGTACCCATGTCCTATCCTCCTTTTTATCCTATGATATACTTTTTCGAAAGTATATCATACTGGTTCACTGGAGGCAAGGAGACATAAGAGCAGTAAGAATACACAAAAAACGTGGCGCTTGCGGCACACCTCACTTTTTCACTATTCACTCTTACTTCATCACTTCCAAAAATCCCGGGCAGGCAGTTGGATTTAGTGAAAAGTGAAGAAGTAAAAATCCCGAACGCATTTGCATTCGGGATTTTTGGTGACCCAGCGGAGATTCGAACTCCGGACACCCTGCTTAAAAGGCAGGTGCTCTGCCGACTGAGCTACTGGGTCATATAAAATTGGCAGGGATGGCTGGACTCGAACCAGCGAGTGAGGGAGTCAAAGTCCCTTGCCTTACCACTTGGCTACACCCCTGTGTGTGGCTGGATTCTGAGTCACAGTGGAGAAAAAAGCGCGGGCCGGAGCCGAAGCTCCGGCCCGAACGCCTTCGTATGGGGTGGGTAAAGGGACTCGAACCCTCGACACCCGGAACCACAATCCGGTGCTCTAACCAACTGAGCTACACCCACCATGGACTATGACGGGGAGAAACCGCATAAAAGCCAAATAAGATTGGCACGCCTGAAGGGACTCGAACCCCTGACCCACTGCTTAGAAGGCAGTTGCTCTATCCACCTGAGCTACAGGCGCATATGGAGCGGGTGATGGGAATCGAACCCACGCGACCAGCTTGGAAGGCTGGGATTCTACCATTGAACTACACCCGCATGGACGATGTGTTCTCTCACGTCAGCCATGAAATAATACCATAGGATTTATGCCTTTGTCAATGGCTTTTTTGAAATTTTATAAAAAAGTTATGGACAGGGGAGAGGTTAACTCTCGCCCTGTCCGGAGGTGCGCTCTTTGCGAACCAGAATCTGCTGAATACGGTGGTCCTTTACGCGCTCTACCCGAAGCTCCAGACCATAGAAATGGACCACTGGGGTGCTGCCGTCTTGAGGAATGGTGCGCAGTCTGCTGAGTACCATTCCTCCAACGGTATCATAATCTTCGTCTTGAGGAAGATCTAATTCGAGCGCTTTGGCCAGATCTTCTACGTTCAGACCGCCGTTTACCCGCCAGAGGTCTGGCTCCAGCTGTTCTAACTCCTGGGGTTGAGCAGGATCGAATTCATCATAGATATTACCTACGATTTCCTCCAAGAGATCCTCCACCGTAATGACACCGGCCAATTCGCCGTATTCGTCTATGACAACGGCCAGATGAACCTTTTTCAGCTGCATATCCCGCAGCAAATCATCGGCGGGAAGACTTTCAGGGATCAGGTAGGCGGGGCGCATAAGCGAGGAAATGGATTTTCCATCCTGGGCGGCCCAGGAAAGAAGAAATTCTTTTGCGTTTAGTACGCCTAGAATTTGATT
Encoded here:
- a CDS encoding PadR family transcriptional regulator is translated as MGTLGYAILGLLHRRSMTGYELSKEFESGLFEVWSAKHSQIYPELKSLYEAGLIDYQVEISGTVLEKKVYTITSDGEQMLRKWVQDSSATPQTPKDEFRLRLFFSDCASANNRRQQLENRLAQHRQRLERLEKDQDKFDGIPPQDDQAFNDYLVLLGGIFREQAACQWLETCLELCRQREE
- a CDS encoding cytidylate kinase family protein, which gives rise to MEKAKRYLVFLIGLFINSLGVSLITKADLGTSPISSIPYVLSLNFPLTLGEFTIIFSLLLIFLQLVILQRNFKPEHLLQIPVSIAFGYFIDLCMALLAFVQPQAYPIKVVDLLIGCVILGFGVFLEVIADVVMLPGESFVRAVVFRWKTEFGITKVVFDVSMTVIAAVLSFVFQGQLNGVREGTVAAAILVGFIARLMGRKLEILPRVLFGKTKAPQEDTATPEQTVCVVIDRQYGSGGHDIGQALAQQLGLPFYDREIIQMAAGSTGYSQEFISQREEKISGALLHDLASEMYGYSEQTPAPTDTIFEAEAQVMRQAAEKGNCVIVGRCADVVLKGRARCLRIFLHAPLEYRVQRLMRTEGFEEKEARRRLRQTDRTRAAYYQYYTNRTWGAAWNYHLCIDTSLGEARAQELIAQSFQQMQK
- a CDS encoding acetyltransferase, with protein sequence MKIFEAKNRTPELIAQLLKVWESSVRATHLFLSDGEIEHIKIHVPQFLLEVPRLFLAEDKAGHPVAFMGLANRSLEMLFVAPEMRGCGIGKQLVTYGIVNYAIETLTVNEQNPQAIGFYEHIGFHAYKRTELDEQGNPYPLLYMRYAPSAK